The following proteins are co-located in the Calliphora vicina chromosome 2, idCalVici1.1, whole genome shotgun sequence genome:
- the morgue gene encoding uncharacterized protein morgue encodes MNNINMASCMSEKQLQQNNNETMNTSDDDDGLKDSELEEDTDKTQFQQAEENFNFPNSSTCWVCNGYYGPNFGEPLCGTCHAFLYNTEPAEELETTISDDEDSGNDEPPFKDKTEENDDDDEPEDEVDEVEEDRDVNDEDVEDVVDDVELEVDNDMIEVLLVEDGVNLENDNGERLLPPALPLERPRPSAPRSLPQLMEILSEARANASEMAIGSVSLAIRPNNILSLPVEIMVIIFSYLDDMSMWKASEVCKQWQNIIAQNTSQQMWRKYFKERWPLFQTLVDVQDWMKLYGSLMSSCFCRTCLLQMALKTPPRGRQNAIRASFLRNDCRLLNSYATEGIEAIPLDKQNTYLQASILGPPGSPYEGGKFFIFIFFPESYPMIPPTVRFLTKILHPNVSRHGDVGIDIFQHNWSLALNVSKVLLSVQSLLTDPYTEVCMEPDLGYMYEHNRPRFESLARSWTWKYAMFELIPPR; translated from the exons atgaataatataaatatggcaTCTTGTATGTCAgaaaaacaattacaacaaaataataatgaaaccaTGAATACAAGTGATGACGATGATGGCCTGAAGGATTCAGAATTAGAGGAAGATACTGACAAGACGCAATTTCAACAGGCAgaagaaaactttaattttccg aaTAGTAGCACATGCTGGGTTTGCAATGGTTACTATGGTCCCAATTTCGGAGAGCCTTTGTGCGGCACTTGTCATGCTTTCTTATACAATACTGAGCCGGCCGAAGAGCTGGAAACAACTATATCTGATGATGAAGATTCTGGCAATGATGAGCCACCATTTAAAGATAAAACTGAGGaaaatgatgatgacgatgagcCGGAAGACGAAGTAGATGAGGTTGAAGAAGATAGAGATGTCAATGATGAGGACGTAGAAGATGTTGTAGATGATGTGGAGTTGGAAGTGGACAATGATATGATAGAGGTACTACTTGTCGAGGATGGAGTAAATTTGGAAAATGATAACGGCGAAAGGCTATTGCCGCCGGCTTTACCACTAGAAAGACCTAGACCTTCTGCACCACGTTCCTTACCACAACTTATGGAAATTTTGAGTGAAGCTCGTGCCAATGCTTCCGAAATGGCTATCGGCTCTGTATCACTGGCCATAAGACCCAATAATATATTATCGTTGCCAGTCGAGATTATGGTTATCATCTTTTCCTATTTAGATGATATGTCTATGTGGAAAGCAAGCGAAGTATGTAAACAATGGCAAAACATAATTGCTCAAAATACATCCCAACAAATGTGGCGCAAATATTTCAAGGAACGTTGGCCTCTCTTCCAAACTTTGGTTGATGTCCAAGATTGGATGAAACTTTATGGTTCGTTGATGTCTTCTTGTTTTTGTCGTACTTGTCTTTTGCAGATGGCTTTAAAAACGCCACCCCGCGGTAGACAAAATGCCATACGTGCAAGTTTCCTACGCAATGACTGTCGTTTGTTGAATAGTTATGCTACTGAAGGCATAGAGGCTATACCCTTGGATAAGCAGAATACATACTTGCAGGCCAGTATTTTGGGGCCACCTGGTAGTCCTTATGAaggtggtaaatttttcatattcattttCTTTCCAGagag TTATCCCATGATACCACCAACTGTTCGTTTTTTAACAAAGATTTTGCATCCAAACGTTTCCCGGCATGGTGATGTAGGTATTGATATATTCCAACATAACTGGTCATTGGCTTTAAATGTTTCCAAGGTTTTACTGTCTGTACAAAGTTTATTAACTGATCCTTATACAGAG GTCTGCATGGAACCAGATTTAGGCTATATGTATGAACACAATCGTCCACGCTTTGAGTCGTTGGCTAGATCTTGGACTTGGAAGTATGCTATGTTTGAGCTAATACCTCCCCGTTAA
- the Elp3 gene encoding elongator complex protein 3 — translation MKQKKKLAVGLSREERQVIVIGEIIQELLQAHQEKKDVNLNRMKSRISSKYGLESTPRLVDIIAAVPQDAKKILLPKLRAKPIRTASGIAVVAVMCKPHRCPHINMTGNICVYCPGGPDSDFEYSTQSYTGYEPTSMRAIRARYNPFLQTRHRVEQLKQLGHSVDKVEFIVMGGTFMCLPEEYRDYFIRNLHDALSGHTSANVAEAVRYSEKSRTKCIGITIETRPDYCLKRHISDMLSYGCTRLEIGVQSVYEDVARDTNRGHTVKAVCESFHLGKDAGYKIVTHMMPDLPNVDFERDIEQFIEYFENPAFRTDGLKIYPTLVIRGTGLYELWKTGRYKSYPPSMLVDLVAKILALVPPWTRVYRVQRDIPMPLVSSGVEHGNLRELALARMKDLGTECRDVRTREVGIQEIHNKVRPYEIELIRRDYVANGGWETFLSYEDPAQDILVGLLRLRKCSPETFRPELKEGQCSIVRELHVYGSVVPVNARDPTKFQHQGFGMLLMEEAERIAREEHGSTKLAVISGVGTRNYYRKMGYELDGPYMSKKIV, via the exons atgaagcaaaaaaagaaacttg CTGTCGGCTTAAGCCGCGAAGAGCGACAGGTCATTGTTATTGGTGAAATAATACAAGAACTTTTACAAGCTCACCAAGAAAAGAAAGATGTAAATTTGAATCGCATGAAATCGAGAATATCATCCAAATATGGCTTGGAAAGTACACCCAGGTTGGTGGATATCATTGCGGCAGTTCCGCAGGATGCGAAGAAGATACTATTGCCTAAATTAAGAGCTAAACCCATAAGAACAGCTAGTGGT ATTGCTGTAGTAGCTGTAATGTGCAAACCTCATCGTTGCCCCCACATCAATATGACCGGTAATATTTGTGTGTATTGTCCCGGTGGTCCAGATAGTGATTTTGAATATTCCACACAATCGTATACGGGATATGAACCGACATCTATGCGAGCTATAAGAGCTCGTTATAATCCATTTCTCCAGACACGCCATCGTGTAGAGCAACTCAAACAGTTGGGACATTCTGTGGATAAGGTAGAGTTTATTGTTATGGGTGGTACCTTTATGTGTTTGCCCGAAGAATATCGTGACTATTTCATACGCAATTTGCATGACGCCTTATCTGGTCACACCAGTGCTAATGTCGCCGAAGCTGTAAGGTATTCGGAAAAGTCTCGAACCAAATGTATTGGCATAACTATTGAAACTAGACCGGATTATTGTCTAAAACGTCATATATCCGATATGTTGTCGTATGGTTGCACCCGTTTAGAAATTGGGGTACAATCTGTGTACGAAGATGTGGCCAGGGATACGAACAGAGGTCATACTGTGAAAGCTGTTTGTGAGAGTTTTCATTTGGGCAAAGATGCTGGCTACAAAATAGTTACGCACATGATGCCTGATCTACCAAATGTTGACTTTGAACGAGATATTGAACAATTTATT gaATATTTTGAGAATCCAGCTTTTCGTACGGATGGTTTGAAAATTTACCCCACTTTGGTTATACGAGGAACCGGCTTGTATGAATTATGGAAAACTGGTCGTTACAAGTCGTATCCTCCTTCTATGTTGGTTGATTTGGTGGCCAAAATATTGGCCTTAGTACCACCATGGACTCGTGTATACCGTGTTCAACGTGATATACCTATGCCACTCGTTAG TTCTGGTGTTGAACATGGAAACTTGCGTGAATTGGCTCTGGCACGTATGAAAGATTTGGGTACCGAATGTCGTGATGTACGCACACGGGAAGTTGGCATTCAGGAAATACATAATAAAGTACGACCTTATGAAATTGAATTGATACGTCGTGATTATGTCGCTAATGGTGGCTGGGAAACGTTCCTCTCATATGAAGATCCGGCTCAAGACATTTTGGTAGGACTTTTGCGTTTGCGCAAATGTTCTCCAGAAACATTTAGACCCGAACTTAAAGAGGGACAATGTTCAATTGTAAGAGAATTGCATGTATATGGCTCAGTGGTGCCAGTTAATGCTAGAGATCCTACTAAATTCCAACATCAA GGCTTTGGCATGTTGCTCATGGAAGAAGCTGAAAGAATTGCAAGAGAAGAACATGGTAGCACAAAATTGGCGGTTATTTCTGGCGTGGGTACCAGAAATTATTATCGCAAAATGGGTTATGAATTAGATGGTCCTTACATGTcgaagaaaattgtttaa
- the MFS18 gene encoding voltage-gated purine nucleotide uniporter SLC17A9 yields MSMDEKLKYSLLRNELVDNQSIWSRQEKRVWFITLITGTCMLYSTRTTMPLLVPAVAAEMKWSKTDSGTVLSSFFWGYTLTQVVGGYFSDRFGGQRVILFAAIGWSIITFLMPNIIWWAPNAKNYAIPFIVTIRIINGAFQGVHFPSMISLTSQNLCSNERTSFFGLLTSGSAMGTLLTGILGSFVLDYFGWSYVFRVIGFMGIAWALILRYYAMAGERNRIINVSLPSRLCVNKSSVDAVPWLKYFSKLSFWACVLTHACEMNCFFVLLSWLPTYFHDGFPHAKGWVVNMIPWLALPPSTFFAKYLTGRLLAREWSTSAVRKLIQSCCFLAQNLALFIMSRTSDFHTALVCMTIIIGGTGFHNNAVTVNPQDLAPSHSGSVFGLMNTVGAIPGFLGVYLAGHILEVTQSWPMVFSAAAGINLIGWIIFIVFGSAEAIV; encoded by the exons atgagtATGGATGAAAAATTGAAGTACTCTTTGTTAAGAAATGAATTAGTCGATAATCAATCTATATGGAGCCG TCAAGAGAAGCGAGTATGGTTTATTACACTAATCACAGGCACTTGCATGTTGTATTCAACTCGCACAACGATGCCTTTATTGGTACCAGCAGTTGCAGCAGAAATGAAATGGAGTAAAACGGATTCCGGTACGGTGTTGAGCTCATTTTTTTGGGGCTATACCCTAACACAG gTTGTGGGTGGTTATTTTAGTGATCGTTTTGGTGGTCAAAGAGTGATTTTATTTGCTGCCATTGGTTGGTCAATCATAACATTCCTGATGCCAAACATTATTTGGTGGGCACCAAATGCAAAAAACTATGCCATTCCTTTCATTGTTACCATAAGAATAATCAATGGAGCTTTTCAGGGAGTTCATTTTCCTAGTATGATTAGTTTAACAAGTCAA AATCTCTGCTCAAATGAACGCACAAGTTTTTTCGGACTTTTAACGTCTGGTTCTGCCATGGGTACATTGCTAACAGGCATATTGGGATCTTTTGTGCTGGACTATTTTGGATGGTCATATGTTTTTCGCGTTATTGGATTTATGGGCATAGCTTGGGCATTAATACTACGCTATTATGCCATGGCGGGTGAACGCAATCGTATAATCAATGTATCTTTGCCCTCCCGTTTGTGTGTGAACAAATCCAGTGTTGACGCAGTGCCGTGGCTAAagtattttagtaaattatCATTTTGGGCTTGTGTTTTAACACATGCCTGTGAAATGAACTGCTTTTTCGTATTATTATCTTGGTTACCCACCTATTTCCATGATGGTTTTCCACACGCCAAAGGATGGGTAGTAAATATGATACCTTGGTTGGCATTACCGCCCAGTACATTTTTTGCCAAATATCTTACCGGTAGATTATTGGCCAGAGAATGGTCTACATCGGCTGTGCGCAAGCTGATACAAAGTTGCTGCTTCTTAGCACAAAATCTAGCATTATTTATAATGAGTAGAACCTCAGATTTTCATACAGCTTTAGTATGTATGACTATAATTATAG GTGGGACTGGTTTCCACAATAATGCAGTGACAGTTAATCCTCAGGATTTGGCACCTTCACATTCTGGCAGTGTTTTCGGTTTAATGAATACGGTTGGCGCCATACCAGGATTTTTGGGTGTTTACTTGGCTGGCCACATATTGGAAGTAACTCAAAGTTGGCCTATGGTTTTTAGCGCAGCGGCCGGTATCAATCTCATAGGCTGGATAATATTCATAGTCTTTGGTTCGGCTGAGGCTATAGTGTGA